AATTTGCCTCACCTGACCCTACCCTGTGACTGGTCCCCGGCTTGAATGGCAAGTCTGCCAGtacccacacaaacatctccATTATACTGTTAAGGTTTTATCTTTCTTGTTGCAACTCTTACTGAAAGTGAAAACGTCTGTCATAGTTTGGCACAAACAGATACTAAAGGGAAGAAATGAATGTGTTATGAGGAAATAAGATTTCAACATGTTTAGCCAAAAGtagacaattttatttattattaaaaaaaagcagttcaATCTGTGGCTTCTACATGAAGCTGAAAATAAGGATTAGCACACTGCTTCATGCACAGATTCTTGATGAATCTCTCATTAACCTTGCATGTTATGAAATATAAACAGTGATATATAGTGTAATGAAGATGTGATTAGCAGAGGGATGCAATAATTAGTATGATGCAGCTGATTTGTTTATTAgttgtattttattgattttatttttgctgttagGTGGAAACAATGAATTGAAAGACtgactgtgtataactgtgtgaTTACTGGGAGCTTAATGGTGCGTGATTGTGTGAGAATCCTTAGATAGGAGTCTCAATTTTCAGCatttgagtgtgtctgtgtgtgtgtgtgttaagcttATGTTATCAGTGCTTTCCCAGGGAGCTCCCCTTTTCACTCCTGGGAATACGAGGccgtgtgtgtgaaagtgtgtgtaaGTCCTGTTTGTTTAACTTGGTCTGATACCACTGTAAGCCGATGGTCAGTGTGTGTTCAAATAGTATAAGGTTCGGAAAAGCGTCCTCCAGCTGTTTGACATGTGACATGATAGCGGAGATTGAACAAATGTTGTGTAAAAGCAGGAGGCTGAGCATTTGGTGAGATTTATTCAACTTGAGATTCAGCCTGACTCATAACTCTGAATCCTGCATTAATACGATCAATGACATCTAAATCCAGAATTTttatactgttaaaaaaatgtgttcactTGAAATATGCAATATTGCCATGATGTCCTGGATTCATTTGACTGTTTATTGTCAGATTGTATTCTTGAGTCTGACTCTATTACTCAAAAATCAGTCTGCTGTTTGAAATAGCTGCAAAGTCcttccaaaaagtgatttcttctCAGCATTTATTTATCATTAGACACGTTCTTGTACCGTACATAGCAGAGAAAAGAATGCACATGCCCGAACAGGGAACATAATCACTGGCTGCATGAGAGCGAGTGAGTGTTCATGCTGCCACAGACTGCAACAATAACACTGGCATCACAATAATAACAGTGAACTTTAGAGCCCGCTCAGGCTGTTCTCAGAGGCTGAACTGCTCTGTGACTTATTAACTTATAATCATAAGTTAATAAGTCACAGGTGAAGCTTAAAAGTCACAAATAAGAACAACAATGGaatatattatttaaaactGAGAGTCCTTCATTTGTGACCATCAGCCATCTAACCCAGAAGAATAGACTATTATAAATACAACTATTGTAGGTTGACTACTGACTTTTTTGCTCTGCCTGACCCTTTGGGCCATTatggaaaagagaaaggaaattATCAGACCTAAAGAGAAGAACTGGAGAAACCGATAGCAATATCAGTGCAAACAAAACAGATTATGGTAACTGATAGCGGCGCATagttgctgaggctgctgctctcAGACACAGCAAGATGCTTCAAAATAGAAGGCGGTGAGTCTGAACCACATACAATTCTAcaaatgtaatattttcttCTGCATTTTTACAGTAATTGTACATTAGGATAAGCTGCTCGGGATTACGTTATTCATGATTTGTCTTTGTTGCAATAATATATTGAAATGAGGGCTtaaaaaggagcaaaacaaacacgGTGTTGGAAACACTATAGTGCAGTAGTGGACTGGGCTGCctgttttttattcattatgtAAGAGCAGTGAGGCAGACGGGTGGGTTTGCCAGCCGATAGGTTAGCCGAGCTCCTCTTGTTTCAGTGTGCCAAAGCCTACCACAACTCTCCATTAAGGTTTACTTGAGGTGGTGAATATCATGTGTCAACACTTGACACCAGCTGTTGTGCACCCCGGGAAATCCAGCAGGTTGGCCTAGAAGATTTATTCAGAAATACCTATGctgatcaaaaaacaaaacaaaacaaaacctaaaacactttaaggaccatttttatttattttttgtatcatTTTGAAACACCAAAACTATTAGAAAAGTTAACATAAATCATAAATAGATCTGTGAGGCACACTCGTCGACCCCAAGCATCACACATTTGCATTGTGGTGGGATTTTAACAGGGCTGATGAAGGACTGAAGCAGTGCACAAAAGATAGTAAATAGTTACAgttatactatactatactgtatTTTATAGTCCTGCTGACTAATGTGGCCTCGCTTAGGCCTTCTGGTTTCCTGCAAAGATTCTTGACAGACTGACACACATCATATATTTGACACAACAGTGGTACCTGGAAGAAATcattccactgtgtgtgtgtgtgtgtgtgtgtgtgtgtgtgcgcgtgtgtgtgtgtgtaattcctCACAGCATTCCAGAAATCACTTCATCTGTTTGTGTATAAACGTCTTTCTGAAAAGCAGAATGGCCTTAGAGCAGCTGGCCTAGTTTAGACCCACTTTGCACTGTTATGATGTCAACATACTGGGAACAGGTCAAAGGTTACTATCACAAATGCAGCACAGGAAGGGAAATTTTAAAGCACAGCTCTCATACATTATAGAATAAGTGAGGCTGGTACTTACATTGTGGTTTTCTACTCTTTTTGAGCAAtcaaagcactttcttactacaagcctcattcagaCTCCAATGGAAGCATCATGGGCAAGTTCTGTATCGGTATCATGCCCAAAGGATAACTTTATCGTGCACTCTAGGGGAGCCTGGGATTGAACCACagaccttccgattagtagacaCCCTACTCTACCCAAAGCGTGGCCAATAATCCCCCAAATGTTGATTGAAATACTGACCCGAAATGGTTTATTTTGTAATACTGGCTGACTCTATTTACATCGTGACTCCTGGCATCGACTGAAAGGGAGCAAGCTCTCAGTATGTAAGTTATATGACCACAGTGATATAAAAGCCGATTTCAGCAATCTTAATCTTTcagttgtattattattattatgttttggTTACGGAGTTTCCGATAACTAATGTAATAATGTGCgttcatgtaaaaataaataaatatgagagTGTCTGACTGGTCAGTCAGTCTCAGACAGACTGAAAACCAGCTCAGCCACCATTTAATCTCTAATTTGTGAGTGCTGAAATCTGCTGGATGCTGGGACACTCCTGATTACGGTTGCATAAGGTGCTAACTTGACATAAGTCTAATCCAAGCTGGGTCCATTCAGCCTGGTGGATTTCTGAAGCTTTTGGCAGGACCACATCACAGGTACAGTTTCATATTTGCAAATAGCAGCAGGGGAAACAGCAGCGCAGCCTGAACCAATAAGGGAACGGCTAATTTGATAAACATCATTCAGGAACGCATGCATAAACGAACAGCTGATTAGCCTAGCCCTTCATCTGTTAATGTCGTCTTCAGGAAGTTTTATTTGGCTGATTCAAACTAGAGTTCATGCTCATTTGCATTTGATGTTCAGTCTGTAGGTTCATTAGAAAGAAAAGCCTGTTCAAGAAAAACTGTGAACTTCTCTGCATGTAGTTGTTACTGCAGCTGTGTTACAGCTGTTTCTCTTTCTAACTCACCAACAGTCAGTCACTGTGACTGAGACAGATGATCGGCCATGTTGCCCTCTCACTGTCTGCATTATAATCAAATAGTCTGGATCTCATTCTGGATCTTTTGCTGTCATATTGTAGGAGTCAGAACATTTGGCAGTGCAGACTGCATGCCGGGCATTTTTGAAAGCTGACTTCACCAAAAGCAAACTCTTAAGTTGTTTCTCATTCGATACAGAACTCTGCAGGATATCATCCTCGTGGAGTTAAGTGTATAAGAGCGATTGCTGTACATTTGAGTTCAATTAGCCagttatttacacacacatactgattTGCAATAccaacttttgtttttagatgtGCTGCTGGGTGTGGAAAGGATGTCTCACAGAAGAGAGAGCTTCTCACTCATAGCAGCTGTGCTCTCTGTTCAGAGTAGCTGATGTTATCTGCAATGAACAAGGCATGAAAGGATTTTTGGCATCTATTGTGAGTCCTTCTGCTGTATAATATGTGCACATAAATGCCTCCCTGGCTCATGCCTTTAGGCCATGATGCAATACAGATTAGCTCTGGATTGGAATGAATCATGCCTGGATTTATTTTAGagtagggggggggggagcatgCAGACATACAAGTGCAAAACTTGTGATTGTAAAAAAGGCttgtttaaactttaaaaactaGTCATCCTTTATCAGTCATTCTTGTTATTTGCTTCCCCCCTCAGCACTAAGGAAGGAGCCCAAACAGGGCCCAACAGTTACTGTACTGACTGCTTGTCAGCAATATTATACAAAAAGTGCCACGTTGAATGTCATGAAACTTGGTGAAAAGGTGAAACATGGATAAAGGAAGAACATATTTAAATTTGGTGCTGATCTGAATCGCTGCGCAATGTGGGCTTGGAGGAGTGTGAGCTGTTCTTTGAAATAAATGCTAGTGTTTGCATACTAACATGGTAACAGTGATATTAATTTATACAGCAGTTGGTTAATGTGTGGTGTAgcggtttacacatttgcctaacaagcaaacGATCCCTGATTCGATTCTGGGCGAAGACACAGATGCATTTGGGGTTGCTTCAGGAGCCTCtcgtgcaaaaaaaaaaaaaaaatctgccatattaaacatgcagagctacctgctgtggcgaaCCCTTGTGAATAAGCCAAAAGTAGCTTGATAACTTAATGAGAATGCCCTTTGGTTACCAGATTTTTGGtgtgtttcatgtgtgtgtataatctTATCAACTGCATGTATTTTTGATATTTCAGAAAGACATAGatctcctttttgttttgacaGAGTTGAACATGGAGTACAATCCATCGGACCATCCGCGGGCCAGCACGATATTCCTCAGCAAATTACAGAATGATGGTGAGTGGCTTGGTTTTATAGGACTTCATGCAACAGGAAGTCTGTTTGCCAGGATTTGATCTGTTCTggtaacaaaataatttaatcaCATTTGATATTCAGTTGAtggattgaattgaactgatgaATTGTTGTGAAGTATAGAggaggtcagaaggagttgGACTCTCTTTATGGATTTAGAAAAAGCAAACggtagggtgccaagagaggaactgcgGTGGTGCAGTCgggtatgtgagggtggtgcaggacgtgcatgaggacagtgagacagcgGCGAGGTGTgcggtaggagtgacagatgtgttcaaggtgggggtgggattgcGTGAGGAatcggctctgagccccttcttgtttgcagtggtgatggacaggttgataGATGACACTGTAATATGTAGTGATAGTATGGAGCAGGTGGAACGAGAGGCCGGGGGGcgtgcactggagagaagaggaatgaagtagaagcaagacagaatagatttgtgtgagtgagagggagacaggtgtgaAGATTCAAGGAGCAGTGAAGGTTGATCAGTTTAAAtacatccaaagcaatggacagtgcacaagagaggtgaagacaAGAGTGCAGGgaagggtggagtgggtggagatgagagacaggggtgatttgtgacagaaggatagcagcaagagtgtgAAAGGGAAGTTTTACAAGATAGCAGTGAGACCTTCTGTGATGTATGGTTGGGAGAAGGTGGcagtgacaaaaagacaggaagcagagctgaagatgttaaggttTTCATTGGGAGGGACCAGAATGGACAGCATTAGAAATGAAtttatcagagggacagctcaggttgaatggtttggagacaaagtgcagaggagggatagtggatgtattggacaaaggatgttgaatacggagctggcaggcaggaggaaaggaAGAAAACCACAGAGAAGACGAATgcatgtagtgaaggaggacatggagGAGGATGGTAGGGTCAAGATGAGATggggcagatgatccgctgtggcgacccctaaagaaAACAGCTAAAGGTCCTGGATAAATGCTTATCAAGAGCTGAAGATTCCCCTTAAAGAAACTTAGATGCAGATTACAATATGTAAGCATTAGCAGAATGGTGGTGGCATTAAAAATGCTTGCTTTGTGCTCAGTTGACAGAACTCTCACCTTGATATTTTGCCTTGCCCCAAAATGTAAGGCATTAGTATAATATAATAGTGATTCCGCAATATTCTGCTGTTGTTTCTTTAAGTGAATCAGGGAGTAAGGTTGTTggttcctctttttttcagagGTGCCTTACAGGAATGGTGAGTAGTGTAACTTTGTCTCCATCTAGTGGCGAAACTGTGCATTTCACCCTCTCTGTTGAAGCTCAGTCTTcaatttaaccctttaactctTTCTTTAACTGTCATTTCTCCCCAATGTATAAAAGTCCTCAGCGATTTATTGCAACTGTTTTTGTTAGTTGCAGTTAACACCGTGTTGTTAGTGTTTTGCTTCTTgtgaaaacagtttgttttacagGTTTCTAGTTGCTGGCTTTTGTGTTTTGCCTTTTTCGCTTTGGGCGGCGCagcaaaaatgacaaatgttgaCAGtcctggttttattttttacagtgagggagaaaagaaagagtcTCTTCATCAATAATGTGAGTGCACAGATTCTTCTGTTTCCCTGCATAGTAATGACTCACTGCTTCCTGTCAAAAGAAGCTGGCCTTtgttattttgaataaattaaatACAGCAGACAATTCTTCTGTGCATGATACTCTTGCATGCTATAGGCAGACAAAAACATGTACACTCTAacagtcgtgtgtgtgtgtgtgtgtctgtgtgtgtgtgtgtgtgtgtgtgtgtgtagcatggAACACTGAGGCGGAAATACAGCTCCTGCTCCACCATCTTCCTAGATGATAACACAGTCAGCCAGCCCAACCTCAAATACACCATCAAATGGTTGTAACACAGCACAAGGAAAAATACACACTTCTTTTTAACCTGCACACTTCTCTGCCATTcatataaatgctttttttttctccctacaGTGTAGCATTGGCAATATACTACCATATAAAAAACAGGTAAGGATTCTCGTGTTACATAAAGACTGACAGTCAGTATCTGGGCATCTGATAATAAGCACAGTATTTTAGGTCAGTCCCAAACCCTACATCCAGAACTGCTGCCCAGTCTGGATCATTTAATGTCTTTGTCCTTTTaagcttcagctgcagcctggtTTTAAATGAATGCACACAATGACATTTAAGGTTTGGCACAGGTCGAAGTTTGTACTGAACTGTTAAGATGTGAAGGATCCAAAGTGCAGTATAGAAAAGATAAGAGTTATCcaaataagacaaaaataaacaactaCTGCAAGGCAGAAGACAGAAATCCAAAACAACATGAATACTAAACACTGACAAGAATCCAAATAAAAGGACTAAAACTCAGTATTACTTGGATgacaatgaaaaccaaaacttCAAACACTAGAATAACACTTGAACCCAAACTGGAAATATTCAGTAATAGAAATATTCAAAGAATGCCACACCTCAGGACTTGGACAAATATAGCTGCATCTTTCTGTGATGGTGACATGTGGTGTTGGATTTTAAGGAAGCATCACCAAACACCAACTCCTATACAATTCAAACTTCCAAATATCACGTCCGAACTACTCTGGTTAACCTATTGAAGCGAGTGcaccctgcctttcgccctgTGATAGCTGGGACCGGCTCCGGGCTCACTGTGAGCCTGCACTGGGTAAGTGTTTGAGACGGTGGATGgattgaagagaaaaaaaaaaatgtttgtcctGTTTCTTTCCAGAGACACGGATGGTGGAATGCTATTAGATATCTTTGATGAGAAACTTCACCCTCTCTCGGTAAGACAAGTGATGTCATCCATTTCAGTTTTTCACTAAAAGCATTTGATCTTATCATAAATCTATTGACTGGTCTGCCACTTATTTTGAAAGGATTGTGTCAGATTTGTAGAGCCTGGCtttgtgtgttaaaaaatatatgttaaaCTCTTCTTGTTTTCTCGCTCAtcctctgctgctgccttcTTCTGCGTTTGACCTTTCGATCATCCAGAAGTCAGAGGTTCCGCTGGACTACAACCAACACGATCCAGAGCAGAAGCAGATCTACCGGTTTGTCAGGACGCTGTTCAGTGCCGCTCAGCTCACTGCCGAGTGTGCAATTGTTACAttggtgagtttttttttaacccacgctttttcctgttttgtttttttttttgtgcaccatcaaataaaacatttttagacATTTTGGGCATCTtgtcatgtggaaaaaaaaatactcagaaacaaataagaaaaagtaGGTTACTTCAGAAAACTTTCCCCCTAAGGTAAGACACAGTGGACCTTTCAATTGTGCCCTCGCATTCACCAAATACACACAGGCGCACGGTTTGTGTTTAGGCCCCAGGCCTCAAATTGCACCCTGATATGTTCAGACAAGCCAGGGATGTGTGCAAATTGGTGATGAGACTGTGCATCCGAACTACCGTgatgcttgtgtgtgttgtgggctCTCAGAGACCAGTGATGAATGTAGCTTGTCAcatagggaaaaaaataatctattACCTCCTGACACTATTAGTTAGATCAGATCAGCTTCTGGTGGtaaactgttttgtttctggtattttttttctgtttaaaccaTCGTGTGCTGCTTTGCTTTCTTCTTTATCCTTGTGACTGTGCAGGTCTACCTGGAGAGGCTCCTGACGTATGCAGAGATCGACATCTGTCCAGGGAACTGGAAGAGGATCGTTCTGGGTGCTATCCTGCTGGCCTCCAAGGTCTGGGATGACCAGGCTGTTTGGAACGTTGACTACTGTCAGATCCTCAAGGACATCACGGTGGAGGACATGTGAGTGATCAGCATGCATTAAGAATGGGATTGGTCTCAAAATTTAGAACTGTAGTTGAGCATTAATATGCATATTAGGATTAGGCTGGGGATTGGGTCATGCTGATGAATTCTTACAAAGAGTGTTTCCTGTAAGATTTGGCcttacatgcatgcacacatccaTGGATTTAAATCCCCAGACAGGTTTCAGATAAATGCATAAAGGGAAGAAAAATCACTCTGCCCCCAAAGATGCAGCACCTgactttgtttaaatattttatataatatttGAGAGATGCTTTGCGATTTCAAGGAGACATCTTTTCCTCTtgaaataacaaagaaaacattttttaaaagccatTTAGTGAGTGTGCTGACACAGAAATGATATAATCATTGCAATCAGGAACGAACTGGAGCGACAGTTTCTGGAGCTGCTGCAGTTCAACATCAACGTGCCGTCCAGCGTCTACGCCAAGTACTACTTTGACCTGCGATCCCTCTCAGAGTCCAACAACCTCAGCTTCCCCCTGGAGCCACTCAGCAGGGAGAAGGCTCAAAAACTGGAGGTTAGATGCCACCGTTCAGCTTTCCATTCAaagtcttcttctttctttatatatttgtgTTGCTTTCACTTCcattaaatgtatatttttttcttaattaataACTGACTAATATAGAGACTCAAAGTTAATCAGTGTAGCAGTTTTAAATGGTTCCAGACTGGAACAGTCAGCCAGCTTTGCCTGATTGTCACAATTATGGCCTTTTAACAAGAttatcaaagttttttttagaAACTAAAGCTTTAATGCTTCAATCACATAAAAGCCCTGCACgttgcagctgcagcagtttaccacaaaatcaaaattatattttaaactcAATTTATGTCCTCTCTGCAGGCTATATCCAGGCTATGTGATGACAAGTACAAAGACCTGCGGAAAGCCGCCAGGAAGCGCTCAGCCAGCATGGACAATCTATGTGGGATCCGATGGATTCCTGCAATCCTCTCTTAACCACTGATTAACTGTCATGCAGTGAGCAGTGATATCAGGCTACAGATGCTGGCTGaatgagaaaacagaaagagaccaACATTTGTTTGTGCTCACTGGAAGAATTTCAGTGTGAATGCACCCGGGATGCAAAACTTCACAAACTACCTGGAACAGGGGGGTGTAACCTGGCACCAACCGATGGACCTCACACTTTCCAACTGGAGTCAACAGTTGCAAACTACAGCTGTAGTTTTGGCGGATCAGGTGAACCAGGGGTGTTTCTACTTTAACTTATCGCCTTCACAGTGCCTCAATATTTCTGTACTGTAAGAGTGAAGGGAGTTTCTGGTTGTCATATCAACTGTGGAGACAATTCTAGCTTTGGACCGCAAAGGAAGTCAAGGTCAAGACAAAGGTTTGAAACTTTTGAGGACACGACGTTGTCAACCCGTCGCAGTGTAAAAAGCCTCTATTGAGTTTTCTGGTTTTGTCCACACAAATCTGTTGACTAACTTCAAAGATGTGACCTAACCTCTCTTTCTGATAACCCtgcagttattttttctttattctctttaattttcaacattttcaacTGTATTTGGCAAACAGTAGTGTAGCACAGGACTTTCAActggttatttattttctttgacagCACTAAGAATAATAAAAGTTATCTTCTCTGGAAATATTCAAGGTTTACAGTTCTAGTGTACCTCTTTATACTCAGGTAGTCTGGTTGATGTTGATGTTCTGTAATGCTCCTCATTTCAGTGACTGTGAGGAGTGAAGTGAGATGAGATGATCAGATAAACACCATATAAGAGAAAGGGCTAgaatacatataaaaaaaagtgacagtATCCCTGTAGATACAATTTGAAACATGTACAATCAGTATAGCAAAAATTACCACCCAGACCATGTTTTCATTCAGCAACTTGACTCCACAAGAAAAAGCTTTGGGTAGGAGACAGCGCAGCTCTctgctgacatctagtggttAATTGAGTGTTGCAGAAATAAACCTGTTAATCTAggccagtggttcccaaagtcaagagtgctacGGCccccttaaaaaccagaaaatcccccCCTCTGTgactctgaacaggataagcggaagagaatggatggatggatggaaaataaagGTTTCAAAAACTAAATTTCTGAAAGTGCTGCGGCccccctgcagtacctttgCGGCCCACCAGGGGGCCGCAGCCCTCGCTTTGGGAACCAGTGGTGTAGGCTGTTAAAAGAGtagttcacaaaaaaaaaaaaaaaagcatttcttccTGAACTCTACCATACTGGAGATAAAGTTGAATAAAACTTTTTTCCTCATCCTCAAACTCATCTTCCAAAGAACACTTTATAGTCTTCATAGATACGGTTGTAGTGAAGTTATACGcagcagttatttattttattttagacaCAGACCAAAAAGGTAagaagagagggaaaaagaTGAAAAGTTATCTTGTACTGAACACGTTTATTTAGCAAAACAGTATACATTTACTGTGAAACTCAAACTTGCCGTTGCTACTATACAAAACTGAATGACATACTGGACTAACAAGTGCACTCAGTGGATGCTGATGCTGACATtccttcatatatatatatatatatatatatatatatatatatatatatatatatatatatatatatatatatatatatatatatatatatatatgtatttttttgcaGTATTATAGCACTGCTGTATATATCATATCTGCAGTTCATctggaaaatcttttaaaaagctCCAGTCTCATGAATCTCATGCTCAATGGCTGCAACCCTGGCTACTGTCTTTCATTCCTCGCTGACACTTTTACAGTATTAACATTCTCTTTGATGGCTGCCTGAAGGTCCTAAACCCTTAGAAACCCACACTTCCTAAAACATTGGGGgtaagccaaaaaaaagaaaaagcggTTTTCCTTATGTCTGaggatttaattattttttgtagTTCTACTGGATTTCTATGAGACACTTTAGTAAGGGAACAATATGACAATAACAACATGAACCAAAGAAAACTGTACACTTAATTGTGTGACTGCAACTTTATGATCATCTAAAGCCTCAAATCACACACGTCTTCTCTCATATCCACAAATATGGATTATTGGATACAAAGTTCTGTAAACGAGTCATCACAGCTCTGATCTACTAATTATCTACGGTTGCTATCTTTGATCAACAGGTCTGACCAACAATGTGTTCTTGATAAAGGGTGTCTTGGTTCCCTGTGTTTATTCAGGATGAGTTACTACTGCTTAATATGTTCATTTCTGctcaattttaaaaacatttgttttgtttttttggatttgCTGTTTGGGCAGAttcttagtttttcatgtttcttatACATCTCAATGCTAAACCggtaaaatatagaaaatatactgtAGTTATTTTGCAAATTAACTTTGTACAGTGTATAAAGAGCTCAAGAACTGAAACAtgttaaatgtaaattatttatgGATGTGactgatttgtgtttttaataaaaaaatactacatTTGATAAGTCATtgtcctttaattttttatgtttttttttcagatcatgTTGGAATTATGCTGCCTTTCACTTTAGCATCTAATTAATTTGATATGACCAGCTGTTTCATGTTAGTTTATGATTAATAGATTACAAGTCCGGCCGTATATGAGTGTGACTATCAGCTACCAGTAAAGTTGACTTGTACCTAGACATCCCAATAATGCTTTGATGGCAGCATGGTAAGAATAGCTCACTCTGCAGGT
This portion of the Archocentrus centrarchus isolate MPI-CPG fArcCen1 chromosome 17, fArcCen1, whole genome shotgun sequence genome encodes:
- the LOC115796186 gene encoding cyclin-Y-like isoform X1, translating into MGSTTSCCVSGSPKLRRNAHSRLESYHQESDLSREETGCNLQHISDRENVDELNMEYNPSDHPRASTIFLSKLQNDEVPYRNVREKRKSLFINNHGTLRRKYSSCSTIFLDDNTVSQPNLKYTIKCVALAIYYHIKNRDTDGGMLLDIFDEKLHPLSKSEVPLDYNQHDPEQKQIYRFVRTLFSAAQLTAECAIVTLVYLERLLTYAEIDICPGNWKRIVLGAILLASKVWDDQAVWNVDYCQILKDITVEDMNELERQFLELLQFNINVPSSVYAKYYFDLRSLSESNNLSFPLEPLSREKAQKLEAISRLCDDKYKDLRKAARKRSASMDNLCGIRWIPAILS
- the LOC115796186 gene encoding cyclin-Y-like isoform X3, coding for MMHGTLRRKYSSCSTIFLDDNTVSQPNLKYTIKCVALAIYYHIKNRDTDGGMLLDIFDEKLHPLSKSEVPLDYNQHDPEQKQIYRFVRTLFSAAQLTAECAIVTLVYLERLLTYAEIDICPGNWKRIVLGAILLASKVWDDQAVWNVDYCQILKDITVEDMNELERQFLELLQFNINVPSSVYAKYYFDLRSLSESNNLSFPLEPLSREKAQKLEAISRLCDDKYKDLRKAARKRSASMDNLCGIRWIPAILS
- the LOC115796186 gene encoding cyclin-Y-like isoform X2 gives rise to the protein MGSTTSCCVSGSPKLRRNAHSRLESYHQESDLSREETGCNLQHISDRENVDELNMEYNPSDHPRASTIFLSKLQNDVREKRKSLFINNHGTLRRKYSSCSTIFLDDNTVSQPNLKYTIKCVALAIYYHIKNRDTDGGMLLDIFDEKLHPLSKSEVPLDYNQHDPEQKQIYRFVRTLFSAAQLTAECAIVTLVYLERLLTYAEIDICPGNWKRIVLGAILLASKVWDDQAVWNVDYCQILKDITVEDMNELERQFLELLQFNINVPSSVYAKYYFDLRSLSESNNLSFPLEPLSREKAQKLEAISRLCDDKYKDLRKAARKRSASMDNLCGIRWIPAILS